The following proteins are encoded in a genomic region of Rattus rattus isolate New Zealand chromosome 2, Rrattus_CSIRO_v1, whole genome shotgun sequence:
- the LOC116892231 gene encoding zinc finger protein 883-like isoform X3 — protein sequence MLTYLQNPEEVRDRPRLETTEDMPTDMNFCQMPQRLGAEEQDGSCERLVSFDDVTVDFSQEEWQHLDSAQRCLYQEVMLEIYSHLLAVGKLQLDIQHQQIFVKASFLTDAASEVTRHGSCSVLEKLWQDDDTAAKIDQQSQVRPISPDAFRNQKLLNIDSVCDYEETGEPHLISTQYVPPRANSDNQSNTIEQLNDIIGSHQFFTQGSSNDVCTVPPQREKSYNESQFGNILSPNLPLMDHEINFQDKPVGYTGCGKVLTGETVFCEQQITNNMETSFICHTCGKTFLHKSKLASHSETHREETPYECPDCAKSRRGKSSLQVLCGIQTKEKPYECHVCGKSFSYTSHLKVHLRTHTGEKPYACSDCGKAFSQKSVLTIHQRIHTGEKPYTCSDCGKMFVCASDLTKHCRFHTGEKPYECPDCGKSFSIKSNLLAHHRIHTSEGPYKCFDCGESFRKISQLKVHHQIHTDGRSFVCSDCGMAFSQKSVLTTHQRIHSGDKCYPCSDCGKLFLYASDLKKHCRFHTGEKPYKCHDCGKSYSVKSHLHVHHRIHTGERPYKCDDCGKSFRRNSHLQMHQQTHTGEKPYKCSDCGKSFRRASHLKVHHRIHTGEKPYVCSECGKAFNDRSVLSTHQRIHTGEKPYICSDCGKAMSSKANLKEHQRIHTGEKPYVCSECGKAFSDKSSFYRHCKIHSRDKPFVHNRGEKGFLQNSQVTSYEQTQSAEK from the exons ATGCTGACCTATCTTCAGAATCCTGAGGAAGTCAGAGACAGACCGAGACTAGAAACCACGGAGGACATGCCTACCGACATGAATTTCTGCCAGATGCCCCAGCGATTGGGAGCAGAGGAGCAGGATGGATCGTGTGAG AGATTGGTGTCCTTTGATGATGTGACTGTGGACTTCAGCCAGGAGGAGTGGCAGCACCTGGACTCTGCCCAGAGATGCCTGTACCAGGAGGTGATGCTGGAGATCTACAGCCACCTCTTGGCAGTGG GTAAATTGCAGCTTGACATACAACATCAACAGATTTTTGTGAAAGCTTCCTTTCTAACTGATGCAGCCAGCGAAGTCACACGGCATGGCTCATGTTCTGTTTTAGAGAAACTTTGGCAGGATGATGACACTGCTGCAAAAATAGATCAGCAAAGCCAGGTCCGACCCATAAGTCCTGATGCTTTCCGAAACCAGAAGTTACTGAACATAGACAGCGTTTGTGACTATGAAGAAACTGGAGAACCCCACCTCATTTCTACACAATATGTACCTCCAAGAGCAAATAGTGACAATCAAAGCAATACCATAGAGCAGCTCAATGATATTATCGGATCTCATCAGTTTTTTACACAAGGTTCTTCTAATGACGTGTGCACAGTTCCCCCTCAAAGAGAGAAATCATACAATGAGAGTCAGTTTGGAAACATTCTTTCTCCTAACCTGCCACTTATGGATCACGAAATTAATTTTCAAGACAAACCAGTTGGATACACTGGATGTGGGAAGGTCCTCACTGGTGAGACGGTTTTCTGTGAACAGCAAATAACTAACAATATGGAGACATCTTTTATCTGTCACACATGTGGGAAAACGTTTCTTCACAAATCTAAATTGGCCTCCCATTCAGAAACTCATAGAGAAGAGACACCTTATGAGTGTCCTGACTGTGCCAAATCACGGAGGGGTAAATCTAGCCTGCAAGTGCTCTGTGGAATCCAAACAAaggagaaaccttatgaatgccATGTGTGTGGGAAGTCATTCAGTTACACATCCCATCTAAAGGTGCACCTTCGGACACACACTGGTGAGAAGCCGTATGCATGTTCTGACTGTGGAAAAGCTTTCAGCCAAAAGTCCGTTCTCACCATCCATCAGAGAATCCACACTGGAGAAAAGCCGTACACATGCAGTGACTGTGGGAAAATGTTTGTTTGTGCATCCGATCTGACAAAACATTGTCGATTTCACACAGGGGAAAAGCCTTATGAGTGCCCTGACTGTGGGAAGTCATTCAGTATTAAATCTAATCTGCTTGCACACCATCGAATTCACACCAGTGAAGGACCTTACAAATGCTTTGACTGCGGGGAATCATTCAGGAAAATATCCCAGTTGAAGGTACATCATCAGATTCACACTGATGGTAGATCTTTTGTATGTTCTGACTGTGGAATGGCCTTCAGCCAAAAGTCAGTCCTCACCACACATCAGAGAATTCACAGTGGAGATAAATGTTACCCGTGTAGTGACTGTGGGAAGTTGTTTCTTTATGCTTCGGATCTGAAGAAGCATTGTCGGtttcacacaggagagaagccttacaAATGCCATGACTGTGGGAAATCATATAGTGTGAAGTCGCACCTACACGTGCATCATCGAATTCATACCGGTGAGAGACCTTACAAGTGTGATGATTGCGGAAAGTCATTCAGAAGAAACTCTCACCTACAGATGCATCAGCAAACTCACACCGGTGAGAAGCCTTACAAATGCTCTGACTGTGGGAAGTCATTCCGGAGAGCATCCCACCTGAAGGTACATCATCGAAttcacactggggagaagcctTATGTGTGTTCTGAGTGTGGCAAGGCTTTCAATGATAggtcagttctcagcacacatcagagaattcacactggagagaagccttacaTATGCAGCGACTGTGGGAAAGCAATGTCTTCTAAAGCCAATCTCAAAGAGCATCAACGAATTCACACAGGCGAGAAGCCATACGTGTGTTCCgaatgtgggaaggccttcagtGATAAGTCTTCTTTCTATAGACATTGTAAAATTCACAGTAGGGACAAACCTTTTGTCCATAACAGAGGTGAAAAGGGTTTCCTGCAGAATTCACAAGTGACATCCTATGAGCAAACTCAGAGTGCAGAGAAATGA
- the LOC116892231 gene encoding zinc finger protein 883-like isoform X2 — protein MAVGKLQLDIQHQQIFVKASFLTDAASEVTRHGSCSVLEKLWQDDDTAAKIDQQSQVRPISPDAFRNQKLLNIDSVCDYEETGEPHLISTQYVPPRANSDNQSNTIEQLNDIIGSHQFFTQGSSNDVCTVPPQREKSYNESQFGNILSPNLPLMDHEINFQDKPVGYTGCGKVLTGETVFCEQQITNNMETSFICHTCGKTFLHKSKLASHSETHREETPYECPDCAKSRRGKSSLQVLCGIQTKEKPYECHVCGKSFSYTSHLKVHLRTHTGEKPYACSDCGKAFSQKSVLTIHQRIHTGEKPYTCSDCGKMFVCASDLTKHCRFHTGEKPYECPDCGKSFSIKSNLLAHHRIHTSEGPYKCFDCGESFRKISQLKVHHQIHTDGRSFVCSDCGMAFSQKSVLTTHQRIHSGDKCYPCSDCGKLFLYASDLKKHCRFHTGEKPYKCHDCGKSYSVKSHLHVHHRIHTGERPYKCDDCGKSFRRNSHLQMHQQTHTGEKPYKCSDCGKSFRRASHLKVHHRIHTGEKPYVCSECGKAFNDRSVLSTHQRIHTGEKPYICSDCGKAMSSKANLKEHQRIHTGEKPYVCSECGKAFSDKSSFYRHCKIHSRDKPFVHNRGEKGFLQNSQVTSYEQTQSAEK, from the exons ATGGCAGTGG GTAAATTGCAGCTTGACATACAACATCAACAGATTTTTGTGAAAGCTTCCTTTCTAACTGATGCAGCCAGCGAAGTCACACGGCATGGCTCATGTTCTGTTTTAGAGAAACTTTGGCAGGATGATGACACTGCTGCAAAAATAGATCAGCAAAGCCAGGTCCGACCCATAAGTCCTGATGCTTTCCGAAACCAGAAGTTACTGAACATAGACAGCGTTTGTGACTATGAAGAAACTGGAGAACCCCACCTCATTTCTACACAATATGTACCTCCAAGAGCAAATAGTGACAATCAAAGCAATACCATAGAGCAGCTCAATGATATTATCGGATCTCATCAGTTTTTTACACAAGGTTCTTCTAATGACGTGTGCACAGTTCCCCCTCAAAGAGAGAAATCATACAATGAGAGTCAGTTTGGAAACATTCTTTCTCCTAACCTGCCACTTATGGATCACGAAATTAATTTTCAAGACAAACCAGTTGGATACACTGGATGTGGGAAGGTCCTCACTGGTGAGACGGTTTTCTGTGAACAGCAAATAACTAACAATATGGAGACATCTTTTATCTGTCACACATGTGGGAAAACGTTTCTTCACAAATCTAAATTGGCCTCCCATTCAGAAACTCATAGAGAAGAGACACCTTATGAGTGTCCTGACTGTGCCAAATCACGGAGGGGTAAATCTAGCCTGCAAGTGCTCTGTGGAATCCAAACAAaggagaaaccttatgaatgccATGTGTGTGGGAAGTCATTCAGTTACACATCCCATCTAAAGGTGCACCTTCGGACACACACTGGTGAGAAGCCGTATGCATGTTCTGACTGTGGAAAAGCTTTCAGCCAAAAGTCCGTTCTCACCATCCATCAGAGAATCCACACTGGAGAAAAGCCGTACACATGCAGTGACTGTGGGAAAATGTTTGTTTGTGCATCCGATCTGACAAAACATTGTCGATTTCACACAGGGGAAAAGCCTTATGAGTGCCCTGACTGTGGGAAGTCATTCAGTATTAAATCTAATCTGCTTGCACACCATCGAATTCACACCAGTGAAGGACCTTACAAATGCTTTGACTGCGGGGAATCATTCAGGAAAATATCCCAGTTGAAGGTACATCATCAGATTCACACTGATGGTAGATCTTTTGTATGTTCTGACTGTGGAATGGCCTTCAGCCAAAAGTCAGTCCTCACCACACATCAGAGAATTCACAGTGGAGATAAATGTTACCCGTGTAGTGACTGTGGGAAGTTGTTTCTTTATGCTTCGGATCTGAAGAAGCATTGTCGGtttcacacaggagagaagccttacaAATGCCATGACTGTGGGAAATCATATAGTGTGAAGTCGCACCTACACGTGCATCATCGAATTCATACCGGTGAGAGACCTTACAAGTGTGATGATTGCGGAAAGTCATTCAGAAGAAACTCTCACCTACAGATGCATCAGCAAACTCACACCGGTGAGAAGCCTTACAAATGCTCTGACTGTGGGAAGTCATTCCGGAGAGCATCCCACCTGAAGGTACATCATCGAAttcacactggggagaagcctTATGTGTGTTCTGAGTGTGGCAAGGCTTTCAATGATAggtcagttctcagcacacatcagagaattcacactggagagaagccttacaTATGCAGCGACTGTGGGAAAGCAATGTCTTCTAAAGCCAATCTCAAAGAGCATCAACGAATTCACACAGGCGAGAAGCCATACGTGTGTTCCgaatgtgggaaggccttcagtGATAAGTCTTCTTTCTATAGACATTGTAAAATTCACAGTAGGGACAAACCTTTTGTCCATAACAGAGGTGAAAAGGGTTTCCTGCAGAATTCACAAGTGACATCCTATGAGCAAACTCAGAGTGCAGAGAAATGA
- the LOC116892231 gene encoding zinc finger protein 883-like isoform X1 yields the protein MLEIYSHLLAVGKLQLDIQHQQIFVKASFLTDAASEVTRHGSCSVLEKLWQDDDTAAKIDQQSQVRPISPDAFRNQKLLNIDSVCDYEETGEPHLISTQYVPPRANSDNQSNTIEQLNDIIGSHQFFTQGSSNDVCTVPPQREKSYNESQFGNILSPNLPLMDHEINFQDKPVGYTGCGKVLTGETVFCEQQITNNMETSFICHTCGKTFLHKSKLASHSETHREETPYECPDCAKSRRGKSSLQVLCGIQTKEKPYECHVCGKSFSYTSHLKVHLRTHTGEKPYACSDCGKAFSQKSVLTIHQRIHTGEKPYTCSDCGKMFVCASDLTKHCRFHTGEKPYECPDCGKSFSIKSNLLAHHRIHTSEGPYKCFDCGESFRKISQLKVHHQIHTDGRSFVCSDCGMAFSQKSVLTTHQRIHSGDKCYPCSDCGKLFLYASDLKKHCRFHTGEKPYKCHDCGKSYSVKSHLHVHHRIHTGERPYKCDDCGKSFRRNSHLQMHQQTHTGEKPYKCSDCGKSFRRASHLKVHHRIHTGEKPYVCSECGKAFNDRSVLSTHQRIHTGEKPYICSDCGKAMSSKANLKEHQRIHTGEKPYVCSECGKAFSDKSSFYRHCKIHSRDKPFVHNRGEKGFLQNSQVTSYEQTQSAEK from the exons ATGCTGGAGATCTACAGCCACCTCTTGGCAGTGG GTAAATTGCAGCTTGACATACAACATCAACAGATTTTTGTGAAAGCTTCCTTTCTAACTGATGCAGCCAGCGAAGTCACACGGCATGGCTCATGTTCTGTTTTAGAGAAACTTTGGCAGGATGATGACACTGCTGCAAAAATAGATCAGCAAAGCCAGGTCCGACCCATAAGTCCTGATGCTTTCCGAAACCAGAAGTTACTGAACATAGACAGCGTTTGTGACTATGAAGAAACTGGAGAACCCCACCTCATTTCTACACAATATGTACCTCCAAGAGCAAATAGTGACAATCAAAGCAATACCATAGAGCAGCTCAATGATATTATCGGATCTCATCAGTTTTTTACACAAGGTTCTTCTAATGACGTGTGCACAGTTCCCCCTCAAAGAGAGAAATCATACAATGAGAGTCAGTTTGGAAACATTCTTTCTCCTAACCTGCCACTTATGGATCACGAAATTAATTTTCAAGACAAACCAGTTGGATACACTGGATGTGGGAAGGTCCTCACTGGTGAGACGGTTTTCTGTGAACAGCAAATAACTAACAATATGGAGACATCTTTTATCTGTCACACATGTGGGAAAACGTTTCTTCACAAATCTAAATTGGCCTCCCATTCAGAAACTCATAGAGAAGAGACACCTTATGAGTGTCCTGACTGTGCCAAATCACGGAGGGGTAAATCTAGCCTGCAAGTGCTCTGTGGAATCCAAACAAaggagaaaccttatgaatgccATGTGTGTGGGAAGTCATTCAGTTACACATCCCATCTAAAGGTGCACCTTCGGACACACACTGGTGAGAAGCCGTATGCATGTTCTGACTGTGGAAAAGCTTTCAGCCAAAAGTCCGTTCTCACCATCCATCAGAGAATCCACACTGGAGAAAAGCCGTACACATGCAGTGACTGTGGGAAAATGTTTGTTTGTGCATCCGATCTGACAAAACATTGTCGATTTCACACAGGGGAAAAGCCTTATGAGTGCCCTGACTGTGGGAAGTCATTCAGTATTAAATCTAATCTGCTTGCACACCATCGAATTCACACCAGTGAAGGACCTTACAAATGCTTTGACTGCGGGGAATCATTCAGGAAAATATCCCAGTTGAAGGTACATCATCAGATTCACACTGATGGTAGATCTTTTGTATGTTCTGACTGTGGAATGGCCTTCAGCCAAAAGTCAGTCCTCACCACACATCAGAGAATTCACAGTGGAGATAAATGTTACCCGTGTAGTGACTGTGGGAAGTTGTTTCTTTATGCTTCGGATCTGAAGAAGCATTGTCGGtttcacacaggagagaagccttacaAATGCCATGACTGTGGGAAATCATATAGTGTGAAGTCGCACCTACACGTGCATCATCGAATTCATACCGGTGAGAGACCTTACAAGTGTGATGATTGCGGAAAGTCATTCAGAAGAAACTCTCACCTACAGATGCATCAGCAAACTCACACCGGTGAGAAGCCTTACAAATGCTCTGACTGTGGGAAGTCATTCCGGAGAGCATCCCACCTGAAGGTACATCATCGAAttcacactggggagaagcctTATGTGTGTTCTGAGTGTGGCAAGGCTTTCAATGATAggtcagttctcagcacacatcagagaattcacactggagagaagccttacaTATGCAGCGACTGTGGGAAAGCAATGTCTTCTAAAGCCAATCTCAAAGAGCATCAACGAATTCACACAGGCGAGAAGCCATACGTGTGTTCCgaatgtgggaaggccttcagtGATAAGTCTTCTTTCTATAGACATTGTAAAATTCACAGTAGGGACAAACCTTTTGTCCATAACAGAGGTGAAAAGGGTTTCCTGCAGAATTCACAAGTGACATCCTATGAGCAAACTCAGAGTGCAGAGAAATGA